In Thauera sedimentorum, a single genomic region encodes these proteins:
- the leuA gene encoding 2-isopropylmalate synthase — protein MMLSDPSAKYRPFPAIALADRQWPNKLIERPPVWMSTDLRDGNQALFEPMNVERKMRMFRTVCGIGFKEIEVGFPSASQTDFDFVRQLIEGGHVPEDVTIQVLTQAREDLIRRTMESVRGARRAIVHVYNATSPTFREVVFNMDKPQVVALAVSAVRLIKQIAAEMKAECGTEIALEYSPETFSATELEFAKEVCDAVTAEWGATPDNKVILNLPATVEVATPNVYADQVEWMHRNLARRDSVVLSLHPHNDRGTGVAAAELGMMAGADRVEGCLFGNGERTGNVDIVTLALNLYTQGIHPGLDFSDINAVARTVEHCNQLPIHPRHPYVGDLVFTAFSGSHQDAIKKGFAAQKAGAPWNVPYLPIDPADVGRSYDSVIRVNSQSGKGGIAYLLETEYGIVMPRRLQVEFSREVQKVTDATGAEMSAAAIWDLFSATYLDSVEPVRYVEHHLFEHGTAQGIRLVVEIAGTRHLLVGEGNGPIDAAVHALQGAGIHVTVRSYEERSLAPSHDAGEARACAFLELTAEGRGDCYGVGLDGNIVTASIRAIVSGVNRLDLALGSGDRTLAA, from the coding sequence ATGATGTTGTCCGACCCGTCCGCCAAGTACCGCCCCTTCCCCGCCATCGCACTCGCCGACCGCCAGTGGCCGAACAAGCTCATCGAGCGTCCGCCGGTGTGGATGAGCACCGACCTGCGCGACGGCAACCAGGCGCTGTTCGAGCCGATGAACGTGGAGCGCAAGATGCGCATGTTCCGCACGGTGTGCGGGATCGGCTTCAAGGAGATCGAGGTCGGCTTCCCGTCCGCCTCGCAGACCGACTTCGACTTCGTTCGCCAGCTCATCGAAGGCGGCCACGTCCCCGAGGACGTCACCATCCAGGTGCTCACCCAGGCGCGCGAGGACCTCATCCGCCGCACCATGGAATCGGTACGCGGCGCGCGCCGGGCCATCGTGCACGTCTATAACGCCACCTCGCCGACCTTCCGCGAGGTGGTGTTCAACATGGACAAGCCGCAGGTGGTGGCGCTCGCGGTGTCCGCGGTGCGCCTGATCAAGCAGATCGCTGCCGAGATGAAAGCCGAGTGCGGCACCGAGATCGCCCTCGAATACAGCCCCGAAACCTTCTCGGCCACCGAGCTCGAGTTCGCCAAGGAAGTGTGCGACGCGGTGACCGCCGAATGGGGCGCCACGCCGGACAACAAGGTCATCCTCAACCTGCCGGCCACGGTGGAAGTCGCCACCCCCAACGTCTATGCCGACCAGGTCGAGTGGATGCACCGCAATCTCGCGCGGCGCGACAGCGTGGTGCTCTCGCTCCACCCGCACAACGACCGCGGCACCGGCGTGGCCGCCGCCGAGCTCGGCATGATGGCCGGCGCCGACCGCGTGGAAGGCTGTTTGTTCGGCAACGGCGAGCGCACCGGCAACGTGGACATCGTGACGCTGGCGCTCAATCTCTACACCCAGGGCATCCACCCCGGGCTCGATTTCTCCGACATCAACGCGGTGGCGCGCACCGTCGAGCACTGCAACCAGTTGCCCATCCACCCACGCCACCCCTATGTGGGGGATCTCGTGTTCACGGCCTTCTCCGGCTCCCACCAGGACGCCATCAAGAAGGGTTTCGCCGCTCAAAAGGCCGGCGCCCCGTGGAACGTACCCTATCTGCCGATCGACCCGGCCGACGTCGGCCGCAGCTACGACTCGGTGATCCGCGTGAACAGCCAGTCCGGCAAGGGCGGCATCGCCTACCTGCTGGAGACAGAGTACGGCATCGTCATGCCGCGCCGCCTGCAGGTGGAGTTCTCGCGCGAGGTGCAGAAGGTCACCGACGCCACTGGCGCCGAGATGAGCGCGGCGGCGATCTGGGATCTGTTCAGCGCCACCTACCTGGATAGCGTGGAGCCGGTGCGCTACGTCGAGCACCACCTCTTCGAGCACGGCACGGCCCAGGGCATCCGCCTGGTGGTGGAGATCGCCGGCACCCGCCACCTGCTGGTGGGCGAAGGCAACGGGCCGATCGACGCCGCGGTGCACGCGCTGCAGGGCGCCGGCATCCACGTCACCGTGCGCAGCTACGAGGAGCGCTCGCTCGCCCCCAGCCACGACGCCGGCGAGGCGCGCGCCTGCGCCTTCCTGGAGCTCACTGCGGAAGGCCGCGGCGACTGCTACGGCGTGGGGCTGGACGGCAACATCGTCACGGCGTCGATCCGCGCCATCGTCAGCGGGGTGAACCGCCTCGACCTGGCGCTCGGCAGCGGCGACCGCACGCTGGCCGCCTGA
- a CDS encoding AraC family transcriptional regulator, whose protein sequence is MQGVPQTFDDARDAARFFRPAHRPGVECYRAHIVRHAFEPHSHDAFGLGAVETGAERFRYRGAELLAPAGSLVQMNPDELHTGRAETAGGWRYRMLYIDAEVVEGISGERGWCFRDAVREDAAAARRVTALLDALWMAREPLAFDSLLAELLAVFRPQASIGRTARDGAAPRFAPVLDYLRAQLGERITLDELAALAGLSPWHFLRSFRAHYHVTPQQMLMALRLAEAKRQLAAGTPPAEVAAATGLTDQAHLTRAFARRYGVTPARYQRQLRDC, encoded by the coding sequence ATGCAAGGCGTGCCCCAGACCTTCGACGACGCGCGCGACGCCGCGCGCTTCTTCCGCCCCGCGCACCGCCCGGGGGTGGAGTGCTACCGCGCGCACATCGTGCGCCACGCCTTCGAGCCGCACAGCCATGACGCCTTCGGCCTGGGGGCGGTCGAAACCGGCGCCGAGCGCTTCCGCTACCGCGGCGCCGAGCTGCTCGCGCCCGCCGGCTCGCTGGTGCAGATGAATCCCGACGAACTGCACACCGGCCGTGCCGAAACCGCCGGCGGTTGGCGCTACCGCATGCTCTACATCGATGCGGAGGTGGTCGAAGGCATCAGCGGCGAGCGCGGCTGGTGCTTCCGCGACGCGGTGCGCGAGGATGCGGCCGCCGCGCGGCGCGTCACCGCGCTGCTCGACGCGCTGTGGATGGCGCGCGAGCCGCTGGCCTTCGACAGCCTGCTCGCCGAACTGCTGGCGGTCTTTCGCCCGCAGGCCAGCATCGGACGCACTGCGCGTGACGGCGCCGCGCCGCGTTTTGCGCCGGTGCTCGATTACCTGCGCGCGCAACTGGGCGAGCGCATCACGCTGGACGAACTGGCGGCGCTCGCCGGCCTGAGCCCGTGGCACTTCCTGCGCAGCTTCCGCGCGCACTACCACGTCACCCCGCAGCAGATGCTGATGGCGCTGCGCCTGGCGGAAGCCAAGCGCCAGCTCGCCGCCGGCACGCCGCCTGCCGAGGTGGCTGCGGCCACTGGTCTGACCGACCAGGCCCACCTGACCCGCGCCTTCGCGCGGCGCTACGGGGTGACCCCGGCGCGCTACCAGCGCCAATTGCGCGACTGTTGA
- a CDS encoding AraC family transcriptional regulator produces MNPPVARQLAALRRLPRPLYGHVEALPNQVLGFRHRHPWIQLSYASRGVVDVRSAAGRFVAPPQRAVWIPAGVEHRVRCTAGTEVRSLYIDPAAAPWGAPGCRVVAVSALLRELIRAFGELPVDYDETGPGGRLAAVLLDQLAGAPEAGVVLPMPQDARLRRMCTRLEAQPDSREGLREWSVRLGVSERTLARLLRAQTGLSFRLWRQRLRLLSALPALEAGARVTDAALDCGYESVSAFIAAFREQFGASPGEFFAARAAS; encoded by the coding sequence ATGAACCCGCCCGTCGCCCGCCAGCTTGCCGCACTGCGCCGCCTGCCCCGCCCGCTCTACGGCCATGTGGAAGCCCTGCCCAACCAGGTGCTCGGCTTCCGCCACCGCCATCCGTGGATCCAGCTCTCCTACGCCAGCCGCGGCGTGGTCGACGTGCGCAGCGCGGCCGGCCGCTTCGTCGCCCCGCCGCAGCGCGCGGTGTGGATCCCTGCGGGCGTCGAGCACCGCGTGCGCTGCACCGCGGGCACCGAGGTGCGCAGCCTGTACATCGACCCCGCTGCCGCGCCATGGGGCGCGCCCGGCTGCCGGGTGGTCGCGGTGAGCGCCCTGCTGCGCGAGCTGATCCGTGCCTTCGGCGAGCTGCCGGTGGACTACGACGAGACCGGGCCGGGCGGGCGCCTCGCCGCGGTGCTGCTCGACCAGCTGGCCGGCGCGCCCGAGGCCGGCGTGGTGCTGCCGATGCCGCAGGACGCCCGCCTGCGCCGCATGTGCACGCGCCTGGAGGCGCAGCCCGATTCGCGCGAGGGCCTGCGTGAATGGAGCGTGCGCCTGGGCGTCTCCGAGCGCACCCTGGCCCGCCTGCTGCGCGCGCAGACCGGGCTCAGCTTCCGCCTGTGGCGCCAGCGCCTGCGCCTGCTGAGCGCGCTGCCCGCGCTCGAAGCCGGCGCGCGGGTCACCGACGCGGCGCTGGACTGCGGCTACGAATCGGTGTCGGCCTTCATCGCCGCCTTCCGCGAACAGTTCGGCGCCTCGCCCGGCGAGTTCTTCGCCGCCCGCGCCGCATCGTGA
- a CDS encoding RNA polymerase sigma factor: MGEYTSGPLQAAIDAIFRAEARRVKATLIRLLGDFDLAEEAVQDAFLAALAQWPRDGLPANPRAWLVSAGRFKAIDRLRRRARFDTSLAELAWRLEEGVDEAEAATTAEEPADDRLRLIFVCCHPALPREARVALTLREVCGLTTEAIAAAFLTATPTVAQRIVRAKNRIRELRLPYAVPARGDLPERLDAVLQVIYLVFNEGYFASAGDALTRAELSAEAIRLGRLLAELLPEAEVRGLLALMLLTEARRPARTTPAGEPVLLAEQDRRRWDAASIAEGCRLVEDVLRGGRFGPYTLQAAIAAVHAEAACAADTDWAQIVGLYDALLRLAPSPVVELNRAVAVAMRDGAGAGLALVDALLARGELGAYGPAHSARAELCRRLGRTDEACAAYHRALNLSRQQPERRFLARRLRVLEGSEPPDGD, encoded by the coding sequence ATGGGCGAGTACACAAGCGGGCCGCTGCAGGCGGCCATCGATGCCATCTTCCGCGCCGAGGCACGGCGGGTGAAGGCCACGTTGATCCGCCTGCTGGGCGACTTCGATCTCGCCGAGGAGGCCGTGCAGGACGCCTTCCTCGCCGCGCTCGCGCAGTGGCCACGCGACGGCCTGCCGGCCAACCCGCGCGCCTGGCTGGTGTCGGCCGGGCGCTTCAAGGCCATAGACCGCTTGCGCCGGCGTGCGCGCTTCGACACCTCGCTCGCCGAACTGGCCTGGCGCCTGGAAGAGGGTGTGGATGAAGCGGAGGCCGCGACCACCGCCGAGGAGCCGGCCGACGACCGCCTGCGGCTGATCTTCGTGTGCTGCCACCCGGCGCTGCCGCGCGAGGCGCGTGTGGCGCTGACCCTGCGCGAGGTGTGCGGGCTGACCACCGAGGCCATCGCCGCGGCCTTCCTCACCGCCACGCCGACCGTGGCGCAGCGTATCGTGCGCGCCAAGAACCGCATCCGCGAGTTGCGCCTGCCCTACGCGGTGCCCGCGCGCGGGGACTTGCCGGAGCGCCTGGATGCGGTGCTGCAGGTCATCTACCTGGTGTTCAACGAAGGCTACTTCGCCTCCGCGGGCGATGCGCTGACCCGCGCCGAACTGTCCGCCGAGGCGATCCGCCTGGGCCGCCTGCTCGCCGAACTGCTGCCGGAGGCCGAAGTGCGCGGTCTGCTCGCGCTGATGCTGCTCACCGAGGCGCGCCGCCCGGCGCGCACCACGCCCGCGGGCGAACCGGTGCTGCTCGCCGAGCAGGACCGCAGGCGCTGGGACGCCGCCTCGATCGCCGAAGGCTGCCGGCTGGTCGAGGACGTGTTGCGCGGCGGACGCTTCGGCCCCTACACGCTGCAGGCGGCGATCGCCGCGGTGCATGCCGAGGCGGCCTGCGCGGCCGACACCGACTGGGCGCAGATCGTCGGCCTGTACGACGCCCTGCTGCGTCTGGCGCCCTCGCCGGTGGTGGAGTTGAACCGCGCGGTGGCGGTGGCCATGCGCGACGGCGCGGGCGCTGGCCTGGCGCTGGTCGATGCGCTGCTGGCGCGCGGCGAACTGGGCGCCTACGGCCCGGCGCATTCGGCGCGCGCCGAACTGTGCCGCCGGCTCGGGCGTACCGACGAGGCCTGCGCGGCCTACCACCGTGCGTTGAACCTGTCGCGCCAGCAGCCCGAGCGCCGTTTCCTCGCCCGCCGCCTGCGGGTGCTGGAGGGCAGCGAGCCGCCGGACGGAGACTGA
- a CDS encoding HigA family addiction module antitoxin gives MARMFNPPHPGETLREDVLPALGLTVTEAAQQLGVTRTALSRVLHGHAGISPEMARRIQAWLGVDRGGRAEVWLRMQMDYDLWMAEQRPLPPVMRAPDRATG, from the coding sequence ATGGCACGCATGTTCAACCCCCCGCATCCCGGAGAGACGCTGCGCGAGGATGTGCTGCCGGCGCTCGGATTGACGGTCACCGAGGCGGCGCAGCAGCTCGGCGTGACGCGTACCGCGCTGTCGCGCGTGCTGCATGGGCACGCCGGCATCTCGCCGGAGATGGCGCGGCGTATCCAGGCCTGGCTCGGGGTGGATCGCGGCGGGCGTGCCGAAGTGTGGCTGAGGATGCAGATGGACTACGACCTGTGGATGGCGGAGCAGCGTCCCTTGCCCCCGGTCATGCGCGCGCCGGACCGTGCGACGGGCTGA
- a CDS encoding YybH family protein: protein MNPNSSVPDERSAIEALLKRWVQAACASDLDAVMACYTDDLVAYDAVLQLQFRGAAAYRAHWQRCMEMCPGGTLFEMAEPAIVADGGTLAFAHYLLRCGGPDEHGELKTSWLRGTVGLRRGADGWRIAHEHISVPFDMQSGKALFDLTP, encoded by the coding sequence ATGAACCCCAATTCTTCCGTCCCCGACGAGCGCAGCGCCATCGAGGCGCTGCTGAAGCGCTGGGTGCAGGCCGCCTGCGCCTCCGATCTCGATGCGGTGATGGCCTGCTACACCGACGATCTGGTCGCCTACGACGCGGTGCTGCAACTGCAGTTCCGTGGTGCCGCGGCCTACCGCGCGCACTGGCAGCGCTGCATGGAGATGTGCCCGGGCGGCACCCTGTTCGAGATGGCCGAACCGGCCATCGTCGCCGACGGCGGCACGCTGGCCTTCGCCCACTACCTGCTGCGCTGCGGCGGGCCGGACGAGCACGGCGAACTGAAGACCTCGTGGCTGCGCGGCACCGTCGGCCTGCGCCGCGGCGCCGATGGCTGGCGCATCGCCCATGAGCACATCTCGGTGCCGTTCGACATGCAGAGCGGCAAGGCCCTGTTCGACCTGACCCCCTGA
- a CDS encoding VOC family protein — MRVEPYLFFDGRCEEALAFYRSALGAEILALMRYKESPDPQTIPPGSAEKVMHANLRIGDTMLMASDGMCGGAPRFNGFSMTLNAVDDAEAARLFGALADGGQVQMPLGKTFFASSFGMVADRYGVSWMVIAGAQ, encoded by the coding sequence ATGCGAGTCGAACCCTATCTGTTCTTCGACGGCCGCTGCGAGGAGGCGCTGGCCTTCTACCGCAGCGCGCTCGGTGCGGAGATCCTCGCCTTGATGCGCTACAAGGAGTCGCCCGATCCGCAGACGATTCCGCCCGGCAGCGCGGAGAAGGTGATGCACGCCAACCTGCGCATCGGCGACACCATGCTGATGGCCTCGGACGGCATGTGCGGCGGCGCGCCGCGCTTCAACGGCTTCTCTATGACGCTGAACGCCGTGGACGACGCGGAAGCCGCACGCCTGTTCGGCGCGCTGGCCGATGGCGGGCAGGTGCAGATGCCGCTGGGCAAGACCTTCTTCGCCTCCAGCTTCGGCATGGTGGCCGACCGCTACGGCGTGTCGTGGATGGTGATCGCCGGCGCGCAGTGA
- a CDS encoding Lrp/AsnC family transcriptional regulator: MQLDRYDRQILDLLQQDGRISNQDLAERVALSPSSCLRRVRALEESGLITGYRALLDAKKLGLTLMALIHISMDRHTPERFDHFEAEVASIPEVLECLLITGQDADYQIKVVVADMDAYQELLLQRITRIPGVTGVHSSFVLRRVLDHTALPVGHT; the protein is encoded by the coding sequence CTGCAACTCGACCGCTACGACCGCCAGATCCTCGACCTGCTGCAACAGGACGGGCGGATCAGCAACCAGGACCTGGCCGAGCGCGTCGCGCTGTCGCCCTCGTCCTGCCTGCGCCGGGTACGCGCGCTGGAGGAGTCCGGGCTGATCACCGGCTACCGGGCGCTGCTCGATGCCAAGAAGCTGGGGCTCACCCTGATGGCGCTGATCCACATCTCCATGGACCGCCACACCCCCGAGCGCTTCGACCACTTCGAGGCCGAGGTGGCGAGCATCCCCGAGGTGCTCGAATGCCTGCTGATCACCGGGCAGGATGCCGACTACCAGATCAAGGTGGTGGTCGCCGACATGGATGCCTACCAGGAGCTGCTGCTCCAGCGCATCACCCGCATCCCCGGGGTCACCGGCGTGCATTCCAGCTTCGTGCTGCGCCGCGTGCTCGACCACACCGCGCTGCCGGTAGGGCACACCTAG
- a CDS encoding bile acid:sodium symporter family protein, whose protein sequence is MHRLRLLFDNFTLALLGVVALASVLPAAGAAATAFERLTWAAIALLFFLHGARLSRQAIVAGALHWRLHLLVFGCTFVLFPLIGLAFTPLLQPLLGRELWVGMLYLCALPGTVQSAIAFTAMARGNLPAAVCSASASSLIGILLTPLLVGLMIGAQAGSVPLGEAVLKIGVQLLLPFAAGHLLRPVIGGWVQGNQRWLKYVDQGSILLVVYTAFSAAVIGGLWHTVPPQALALLTVLCCALLALVLWATRAISRALGFPLEDEITIVFCGSKKSMATGVPMAQILFAGGAVGAAILPLMLFHQIQLMVCAVLAQRYGRRPEPGIQGDSCSAASRA, encoded by the coding sequence ATGCACCGCCTGCGCCTCCTCTTCGACAACTTCACCCTCGCGCTGCTCGGCGTGGTTGCGCTCGCCAGCGTGCTGCCGGCCGCCGGCGCCGCGGCCACCGCCTTCGAGCGCCTCACCTGGGCGGCGATCGCGCTGCTGTTCTTCCTGCACGGCGCGCGCCTGTCGCGCCAGGCCATCGTCGCCGGCGCCCTGCACTGGCGCCTGCACCTGCTGGTGTTCGGCTGCACCTTCGTGCTCTTCCCGCTGATCGGTCTGGCGTTCACGCCGCTGCTGCAGCCCCTGCTGGGGCGCGAGCTGTGGGTGGGCATGCTCTACCTGTGCGCGCTGCCGGGCACGGTGCAGTCGGCGATCGCGTTCACCGCGATGGCGCGCGGGAACCTCCCGGCGGCGGTGTGCAGCGCCTCGGCCTCCAGCCTGATCGGCATCCTGCTCACCCCCTTGCTGGTCGGCCTGATGATAGGCGCGCAGGCGGGCAGCGTGCCGCTGGGCGAGGCGGTACTGAAGATCGGCGTGCAGCTGCTGCTGCCCTTTGCCGCCGGGCACTTGCTGCGCCCGGTGATCGGCGGCTGGGTGCAGGGCAATCAGCGCTGGCTGAAGTACGTGGACCAGGGCTCCATCCTGCTGGTGGTGTACACCGCCTTCAGCGCCGCGGTGATCGGCGGCCTGTGGCACACCGTGCCGCCGCAAGCCCTCGCCCTGCTCACCGTGCTGTGCTGCGCCCTGCTCGCGCTGGTGCTGTGGGCGACCCGCGCGATCAGCCGCGCGCTGGGCTTCCCGCTCGAGGACGAGATCACCATCGTGTTCTGCGGCTCCAAGAAGAGCATGGCCACCGGCGTGCCGATGGCGCAGATCCTCTTCGCCGGCGGCGCGGTGGGCGCGGCCATCCTGCCGCTGATGCTGTTCCACCAGATCCAGCTGATGGTCTGCGCGGTGCTGGCGCAGCGCTACGGGCGACGCCCGGAACCCGGGATTCAGGGCGACAGCTGCAGCGCCGCGAGCCGCGCATAG
- a CDS encoding type II toxin-antitoxin system RelE/ParE family toxin, whose amino-acid sequence MIKSFRHKGIEAFFCKGSRAGIQPHHAPRLARQLRQLDCARGAEDMNLPGWRLHPLAHDLSGHWSVWVNGNWRLTFAFDGEDAVLVDYRDYH is encoded by the coding sequence ATGATCAAGAGCTTCCGGCACAAGGGTATCGAGGCCTTCTTCTGCAAGGGCTCGCGGGCGGGAATCCAGCCTCATCACGCGCCGCGGCTTGCCCGTCAGTTGCGCCAACTGGACTGCGCGCGAGGGGCGGAAGACATGAATCTGCCCGGCTGGCGTCTTCACCCTCTTGCGCATGACCTGAGCGGCCATTGGTCGGTGTGGGTGAATGGCAACTGGCGCCTCACCTTTGCATTCGATGGCGAGGATGCGGTGCTGGTGGACTACCGCGACTATCACTAG
- a CDS encoding ABC transporter transmembrane domain-containing protein, which yields MRRADGAGSAAARRPAAAASPPLSALRGLWPFLRPYRAQLLLAFVLLSVASATILVVPLAFRDLIDSGFGDGVANGAGLLGAHTLDGHFIALFGLAGFWALTVAARFYTVSWVGERVTADLRSAVYARVLGQSPQFFETLQTGEVLSRLSGDTTLVQTVVGSSLSMGLRSLFQSVGGMVMLALTSFQLFALNLGLMVLLTLPILAIGRRVRRLSRESQDRIADASALAGEILNAMPTVQAFTQEAAEARRFAERSETGFRTAIRRTRVRALLTVLVITAVMGSILFVLWVGAQQVRAGSLSGGELAAFVLYAALVAGGVGTLAEVWGDIMRAGGASERLLELLHAAPAIREAVRPQAAVAADQAALRFEAVSFAYPARPAQRALDDIDLDIAPGERVALVGPSGAGKTTLFQLLLRYYDVSAGRILINGQDVRELALHELRGEIAIVPQDPVIFSASALENIRYGRPAASDEEVFAAARAAAVDEFIARLPEGYGTFLGERGTRLSGGQRQRIAIARAILKRARLLLLDEATSALDAESEILVQRGLAAAMQGRTTLIIAHRLATVQQVDRIVVMEQGRIVETGTSTDLRARGGLYARLAALQLSP from the coding sequence GTGCGACGGGCTGACGGCGCCGGCAGCGCTGCCGCCCGGCGGCCCGCTGCGGCCGCGTCCCCGCCGCTCTCCGCCTTGCGCGGCCTGTGGCCCTTCCTGCGTCCCTACCGCGCCCAGTTGCTGCTCGCCTTCGTGCTGCTCAGCGTGGCCTCGGCCACCATCCTGGTGGTGCCGCTGGCCTTTCGCGACCTCATCGACAGCGGCTTCGGCGATGGCGTGGCGAACGGCGCCGGCCTGCTCGGCGCGCACACCCTGGACGGCCACTTCATCGCACTTTTCGGCCTCGCGGGCTTCTGGGCGCTGACCGTGGCGGCGCGCTTCTACACCGTCTCCTGGGTGGGTGAGCGGGTCACCGCCGACCTGCGCAGCGCGGTGTATGCGCGGGTGCTGGGGCAGTCGCCGCAGTTCTTCGAGACCCTGCAGACCGGCGAGGTGCTGTCGCGCCTGTCGGGCGACACCACGCTGGTGCAGACGGTGGTCGGCAGCTCGCTGTCGATGGGTCTGCGCAGCCTGTTCCAGAGTGTGGGCGGGATGGTGATGCTGGCGCTCACCAGCTTCCAGCTCTTTGCGCTCAACCTCGGCCTGATGGTGCTGCTCACCCTGCCGATCCTGGCCATCGGGCGGCGCGTGCGGCGCCTGTCGCGCGAATCGCAGGACCGCATCGCGGACGCCTCAGCACTCGCCGGCGAGATCCTCAACGCCATGCCCACGGTGCAGGCCTTCACCCAGGAGGCGGCAGAGGCGCGGCGCTTCGCCGAGCGCAGCGAAACCGGCTTCCGCACCGCGATCCGCCGCACCCGCGTGCGCGCGCTGCTCACCGTGCTGGTGATCACGGCGGTGATGGGCAGCATCCTGTTCGTGCTCTGGGTGGGCGCCCAGCAGGTGCGCGCCGGCAGCCTGAGCGGCGGCGAGCTGGCCGCCTTCGTGCTGTATGCCGCGCTGGTGGCCGGCGGGGTGGGCACGCTGGCCGAGGTGTGGGGTGACATCATGCGTGCAGGCGGCGCCAGCGAGCGCCTGCTGGAGCTGCTCCACGCCGCGCCGGCGATCCGCGAGGCGGTTCGCCCGCAGGCGGCGGTCGCGGCGGACCAGGCGGCGCTGCGCTTCGAGGCGGTGAGCTTCGCCTACCCGGCGCGCCCCGCGCAGCGCGCGCTGGACGACATCGACCTGGACATCGCGCCCGGCGAGCGGGTGGCGCTGGTGGGGCCCTCGGGGGCGGGCAAGACCACGCTGTTCCAGCTCCTGCTGCGCTACTACGACGTGTCCGCCGGACGCATCCTGATCAACGGCCAGGACGTGCGCGAGCTGGCCCTGCACGAACTGCGCGGCGAGATCGCCATCGTGCCGCAGGACCCGGTGATCTTCTCCGCCAGCGCGCTGGAGAACATCCGCTACGGCCGCCCCGCAGCGAGCGACGAGGAGGTGTTCGCCGCGGCGCGCGCGGCGGCCGTCGACGAGTTCATCGCCCGCCTGCCGGAAGGCTACGGCACCTTCCTCGGCGAGCGCGGCACGCGGCTCTCCGGCGGGCAGCGCCAGCGCATCGCCATTGCGCGCGCCATCCTCAAGCGCGCCCGCCTGCTGCTGCTCGACGAAGCCACCAGCGCGCTCGACGCCGAGTCCGAGATCCTCGTGCAGCGCGGCCTCGCGGCGGCCATGCAGGGGCGCACCACGCTGATCATCGCCCACCGCCTGGCCACCGTGCAGCAGGTCGACCGCATCGTGGTGATGGAGCAGGGGCGCATCGTCGAGACCGGCACGTCCACCGACCTGCGCGCGCGCGGCGGCCTCTATGCGCGGCTCGCGGCGCTGCAGCTGTCGCCCTGA
- a CDS encoding YciI family protein, which yields MKYLCLVYADESLLHSQPDSPQDAECQSYAESVAESGHMLAAEALQPVRTAATVRMRAGRLTVTDGPFAETKEQLTGFYLIDARDLNEAIQLAGHIPAARVGCVEVRPVRTLQP from the coding sequence ATGAAGTATCTCTGCCTCGTCTATGCCGACGAAAGCCTGCTGCACAGCCAGCCCGACAGTCCGCAGGACGCCGAATGCCAGTCCTACGCCGAGAGCGTGGCGGAGAGCGGCCACATGCTGGCTGCCGAGGCCCTGCAGCCGGTGCGCACGGCCGCCACGGTGCGCATGCGGGCGGGCCGCCTGACGGTGACCGACGGCCCGTTTGCCGAAACCAAGGAGCAGCTCACCGGCTTCTACCTGATCGACGCACGCGACCTCAACGAGGCGATCCAGCTCGCAGGTCACATCCCCGCCGCGCGCGTCGGCTGCGTCGAGGTGCGTCCGGTGCGCACCCTGCAGCCTTGA